The following proteins come from a genomic window of Brevibacillus antibioticus:
- the murC gene encoding UDP-N-acetylmuramate--L-alanine ligase has protein sequence MDQAQHVHFVGIGGYGMSAIARVLIDLGYKVTGSDVAMNDLAKKLEARGAVIHIGHNAAHVEGADSIVYSTSISKDNPEVIAGQALGIPVMHRSQMLARILNERTGVAVAGAHGKTTTTSMISHVLEECGVDPTFIIGGELMSAGTNAKAGTSDYVIAEADESDGSFLEYRPMYEIVTSIEPDHLEHFDGDFNNLKQAYVQFLSHLKPDGKAVLCIDDPIVREVMPSVEKTVVTYAVDPNFTAQAGFSAVSIECGDRCSKCQIYRQNELLGELCLSVPGKHNIANALAAIVVCLDAGLAFDKIAQALSTFSGAKRRFQIIGDARGVLVVDDYAHHPTEIIATLSGARASGRRVIAVFQPQRYTRTYFLMDEFSRAFAEADEVIITDIYSPAGEEKIEGVTSEVLVQKIRTNSHPRAQYIPTKEQMQEHVFKGLQEGDLVLTMGAGDIWKSAYWLAEKLEK, from the coding sequence GTGGATCAGGCCCAACACGTCCACTTTGTGGGCATCGGCGGTTATGGCATGAGTGCCATTGCCCGCGTCTTGATCGACCTTGGATACAAGGTAACCGGCTCCGATGTCGCCATGAACGATTTGGCGAAAAAGCTGGAAGCAAGAGGGGCGGTCATTCATATCGGCCATAATGCTGCCCACGTGGAGGGAGCAGACAGCATCGTATACTCCACCAGTATTTCCAAAGACAATCCTGAGGTGATCGCAGGTCAAGCATTAGGAATTCCGGTTATGCACCGTTCCCAAATGCTTGCTCGCATATTGAATGAACGCACAGGAGTAGCAGTAGCCGGAGCACATGGCAAAACGACCACGACATCGATGATCTCTCACGTGCTGGAAGAGTGCGGTGTAGACCCGACTTTCATCATCGGCGGTGAATTGATGAGTGCTGGTACCAACGCAAAGGCAGGTACCAGTGATTATGTCATTGCCGAGGCAGACGAGAGCGACGGTTCCTTTTTGGAATACAGACCGATGTATGAAATTGTGACGAGTATCGAACCAGATCATCTGGAGCATTTCGATGGCGACTTCAACAATTTGAAACAGGCGTACGTTCAGTTCTTGAGCCATCTCAAACCGGATGGAAAAGCGGTCCTGTGCATCGATGATCCAATCGTGCGCGAAGTCATGCCATCTGTTGAAAAAACGGTCGTGACGTATGCAGTCGATCCGAATTTTACAGCGCAAGCAGGCTTTTCTGCCGTTTCAATTGAATGTGGTGATCGTTGCAGCAAGTGCCAAATTTATCGTCAGAATGAGCTCTTGGGTGAATTATGCCTCTCGGTTCCAGGCAAGCATAATATTGCCAATGCACTGGCTGCGATCGTTGTTTGCCTAGATGCTGGTCTTGCCTTTGATAAAATTGCACAGGCATTGTCTACTTTTAGCGGTGCCAAGCGTAGATTTCAAATTATCGGGGATGCACGAGGCGTCCTAGTCGTAGACGACTATGCGCATCATCCGACGGAAATTATCGCGACACTAAGCGGGGCAAGGGCATCGGGCAGACGTGTAATCGCTGTGTTTCAGCCACAACGCTACACACGCACATATTTCCTCATGGATGAATTCAGCCGTGCCTTTGCAGAAGCAGACGAAGTGATCATCACGGATATCTACTCCCCGGCCGGAGAAGAAAAAATCGAAGGAGTTACCTCCGAGGTGCTGGTGCAAAAAATCCGCACCAACAGCCACCCGCGTGCGCAGTACATTCCGACGAAGGAACAAATGCAGGAGCATGTCTTCAAAGGATTGCAAGAGGGCGATCTCGTGTTAACAATGGGTGCAGGAGATATTTGGAAATCCGCATATTGGCTGGCTGAGAAGCTAGAAAAATAA
- a CDS encoding bifunctional folylpolyglutamate synthase/dihydrofolate synthase — protein MHAEEGFVEYTQALDWLHGLLRFGQRPGLERMQWVLEQVGHPERRIPFIHVAGTNGKGSTCAFLSQMLMEAGYSVGTFTSPYLVDFRERIRYNGSMIAEEDLLQLVNEVKVWVQRCEQETEFGSPTEFEVITLIAILYFSRVARPAVVVWETGLGGRLDSTNVVLPLVSVITNIGMDHTQVLGESLEDIAREKAGIIKPGVPVVTGEVRPELLAVFEERARQMKSTIYHIGEHFQAEQVEEQLGDQQFRYKSIHRRAEASYRLTMNGIHQTTNAAVALMTIDILRNYFSFLLEEEEISRGLQQTRWPGRLEVISPRPMVILDGAHNQEGMEALVSSLDRLLPDGVQLHLLFSGLADKPLAKMAESLAPVKSKIQKLHVTTFDFPRAAEANSLQDSFLAGGWEQEFLDAVPDWRAFLLSWMREKQSAKADDWLVVCGSLYFIAQVRAFFPTIVEEAGE, from the coding sequence ATGCATGCAGAAGAAGGGTTTGTAGAATACACCCAAGCGCTCGACTGGCTGCATGGACTGCTCAGGTTCGGTCAACGGCCGGGGCTAGAGAGAATGCAGTGGGTTTTGGAGCAAGTAGGACATCCTGAGCGGAGAATCCCATTTATTCATGTGGCTGGCACCAATGGAAAAGGTTCAACCTGCGCATTCCTGTCACAAATGCTGATGGAAGCCGGATATAGTGTAGGGACATTTACCTCCCCCTATTTGGTGGATTTCCGTGAACGTATCCGTTACAACGGCAGCATGATCGCGGAAGAAGATCTATTGCAGTTGGTAAATGAAGTCAAGGTATGGGTGCAACGATGCGAACAAGAAACAGAGTTCGGTTCCCCTACCGAATTTGAAGTAATTACGCTGATCGCCATTCTTTATTTTTCAAGAGTGGCGAGACCAGCGGTAGTCGTTTGGGAAACAGGATTAGGCGGGCGATTGGATTCAACGAACGTCGTCCTTCCGCTTGTTTCAGTCATCACGAATATCGGCATGGACCATACACAAGTGTTGGGAGAAAGCTTGGAAGATATTGCCCGGGAAAAAGCGGGGATTATCAAGCCGGGTGTTCCTGTCGTCACAGGTGAGGTTAGGCCGGAACTTCTCGCGGTTTTTGAGGAGCGCGCGAGACAAATGAAGAGTACGATATACCATATAGGTGAGCATTTTCAGGCAGAGCAGGTAGAGGAGCAGCTGGGTGACCAACAGTTCCGTTACAAAAGCATTCACCGTCGTGCGGAAGCATCCTACCGTCTTACCATGAATGGCATTCACCAAACAACGAATGCAGCCGTTGCTTTAATGACCATCGATATCCTGCGGAATTACTTCTCTTTCTTGCTGGAGGAAGAAGAAATATCTCGCGGTTTGCAACAAACGCGTTGGCCTGGTCGTCTAGAAGTCATCTCTCCAAGACCAATGGTTATCTTGGATGGAGCACACAATCAGGAAGGAATGGAGGCGCTTGTAAGCAGTCTGGATCGGTTGTTGCCGGATGGAGTACAGTTGCATTTGCTCTTTTCTGGATTGGCAGATAAGCCGCTTGCCAAAATGGCAGAGTCGCTCGCACCAGTAAAGTCAAAAATCCAAAAGCTGCATGTGACGACTTTTGACTTCCCACGTGCAGCCGAAGCCAATAGCTTACAAGATTCGTTTTTAGCCGGTGGCTGGGAGCAAGAGTTTCTCGATGCAGTCCCAGACTGGCGGGCGTTTCTCCTTTCTTGGATGCGGGAGAAGCAATCAGCGAAGGCGGATGACTGGTTGGTCGTCTGCGGATCGCTCTACTTCATCGCCCAAGTACGCGCATTCTTTCCAACTATAGTAGAAGAGGCAGGTGAATAG